TCGcggttttatattattcatatgtatgaggaaataaaaagttaGGTAGATAGGAATTAGTAGATAATATGTagaaagaaattttggaattgtctAGATCTTGATCCACAAAAAACAACATCAATTTTTGTTAACTTTTCGAGATCCTGATTGGTGTGGTTTCCTCCtcaggatatatatatatatatatatatattcatccaAATATCTACAGCGGAACAAGAAAAGAATTTACCaatgtttatatataataaaatagttctttgaatatttctttcggttttttttttttttcctttctccgttgatgtttaaataaataacattacTATGGGTCTCGaaactttgacaaatattGATGTCTCTTTTTCGATCAAGACCTAAATTTCCAAGATTACTTTCTACTTTACGTAATAAACTTTGAGGTCAAGACGATTCTTACATAATAATTAGCATAAAGTAAGTTCAAAATGGTTTATTCAAACATAAAGTATTTTATATCCTAAATCCGTTTCTCTCTTATGTTCTTTCCGATAGTTCCAATTGATTTTGCGGTACGGTTTCTACCGTGGACCTGCAGAGAAATGTCATCAGCGTCATTGCGAATTCAACTAGTGAAGTGGACGGTACCAGCGTTCGCCTTGATCCTTGGCCTCCTGTGGTACAAACGACGAAGAGCCGACAGAGCTGACCCAGGCGGAGAGAGCGGATTAAAAAGAGGATCCGAGGATTCAAAAACGCCGGATCACAACCTGAACGACTCCGGCTACCACTTCGAGGAGTCCTTCACGTCACGGGGTTCCATAAGCGTGGCGTCGAAGCCAGAAATCATTGCGTGCAGTCCACGACGGGTGAGCGAGAGTTTGGCCATTCCGCAGCGGAAGCCCGCAGCAACGCCGATAACCTCTGTGGCAAGCAGCGACCCGGACGCTTGGTACAAGGACGTTGAAATGACCGTCGATGCCGAGGAATTTTACCCCCGGGGTGCTGAACCGCTTTCGGTACGCGAGTCGCTACCgagacaacaacaacaactacaACTACAACAGAACCGACAGCTGCAGGAACAGGAAGAGAAGCTGCCATTTACTGCGATGAAACCCAAGCGGTCCAAGTCGCCCTATGAAACTGCAAAGACAACCGTCAGGAATCAACTTTCCAAGATGCTCGATCGCTCTGaagagaatgaagaaaaaactgagaacGTTATAGAGGAAATTAAAATGCAGGAGACCGCTGCTTCCGAAAGGGATTCGGCTAATCACAGTCCAGTTTCTGGTGTTCTCGACGGCAGTGTCAGCGACGAGGCGAGAAGCGAGGGCAGCAGCGACAGTGGAAAAGGTATAATAACGGAGAAAATTTAGGGTCAGAAGTTCAAATTGCTAGTCCTTATTAACTTGTCTCGATCGTTTAAACTTGATGCTAGCCGCCAAAGTTGGCAATTAAGTGTTCTGAACTTGTTAGAAGTAGGATAACTCGGTGAGGCTTGGAACGCCTTGCTTGAATGAAAGTGGCAAAATTGTGTCCAAGTTAGTAACGTAACGTTGTTCAAACTATTCAGGctgaggaaaaatttcacaactttagaattgtctgaaatttagtTGATTGTAATGAAACAAGAGATattctgaatattttcaaatcacagTTCCTTAAAAGTCATTaattaaattgataaaaaaaaaaacagcaaattttttcccaatctTTCgatacgataacgttactaacttcaatattgTTCTCTAAAAGTTTGACTCAAATCTTTTCGTCCCCATAGGAGGAAGTATAAACGGAAACAGCCCTGCGGTCTACGAGTTTGTCCTTCCGCAGAGTTTGATAGGCCGTCTGATAGGCCGTCATGGGATATTTTTGCAGAGTATAAAAGCAAAGGCCCAAGTCAACATACTGATAAAGCGTCATCCTGAAACTAACAAGTGTAAGGTATGCGCGATCGAGGGCTCCCAGAAGGGTATACGCACCGCGTTGGATATGATAAGGcagaaattccctgagaacaAATATCCCAGCGTAACGCTGGAGCAAGTGTCGTTCCTTAAAAAACCTGAGGAAATGCAATGGGTGCCGGAAGTAATGCAGCTCAAGCTGGTCGAGGGTTTGAACAACGATGTGACAGTGATTCGCATCATGGAACCCAATCACCTCTTCCTCCACCAGCCGACTCATCCCTCCTATCCTTCACTTCGAATTTTAGATCAGAATATGACACAACTTTATAACACAGTCGCAGACGCTCCACCGGTTCCTGATCAACTCGACAGTGAGTAGTTATCAAAAATATCTGTCTCGTTAAGGAGTAAAATTTGTGGGATTGAAGTTAGCAGAATTCAAACTCTTATGAAAATTAACCATCTTCATTTCCGTCCTCGACGCTTTTGCAGAGGGTATGATATTCGTTGGTAAATGGTGCAACAAGTGGGTCAGAGTTTATATCCACAAGCCGGACCCGGACGGAGAAAAGAACATAGTACGCCTCATAGACCATGGTGGATTTtgggtgttgaaaaattcggaGATGAGGAAAATCAGGTACGACTACCTCACCCTACCCTTCCAGGCCATCGAAGTGTACTTGGCCAACATTCAACCCAAAAATGgtaagtaattaaaaataacaagCCGACTACTTTCTTCCCGCCTGACTAGCCtccgtgaaaatttaatttgaaattcattcgtaCAGGTACGTGGGTTCCAGAAGCGTACGAACTAGTTCAACAAATAACTCAAGGTGTCGTGGTCCAGGCACAAATACAAAGCTACGTGGATCGCGATACGCACATAAACCTCTATCTAAACATACAAAAACACGGGGTACGTACAAAGTTTCTTAGACAATTAGTAAATGCGTATTCGCTCAAAGTGACGATTCGATGATTTGCATTTCTCTTGTCTCATCGCCAGGTAATATCCCTAGCTGACGAATTGGTGGCGCGTGGATACGCGGATCGAGTTCAGCTAGAGGAAGCATATTAAAGAAGAATAAACAGAAGAATGAAGTATATTGCCTCCACTCGAACGAAATACCACAACAACTGAACATCGTGTGGAGCAGCGATAATACAAGTGTATGTGATAGTGGAAGGTGGTTTAAATGAGTGCATGGACGCTGTCTGCGAGGACCAAACTTCCGTTGTTGtgtatgttttgttttctatctctcttctcccccccccctccccctcaccccttttttttgttttttagtacgtatatacattatatagcTATGTAAGAGTCCTACGTCAATGATGAATGtttgtctgtttgtttgttgaaaCGCGCATTGTACGTCGAGCGAACTTGATGTCAGTTTCTAATAATTTACATCTGCGTGTGCCAATCGAGtcgcttttttcttttgatactTTCGTACCCTGATAATGCATAAACAGTATCTTATCACAACCTCCTACTCTCCGTACTGTAGGTAATTATCAACGATTTAACGGAAAACTATACCAATATTCTTCTTGGTATAGAAAAATacgataaaaggaaaaaatatgtacacatTACAGatgtatggatttttttttttttttttttctttttacctctTCAGTGCATGATTTATTCTGTATTATACACACTGTATTTTTTAGCGGTGTAAACATGCTCTCGAAAGTAATTGATCAATTACTGTACATTTGTCTTTCTCACGTTCGTTCATAGTTTTCGTCATAATTCGCGATTTCTGATACGATTTCAGATTATCAGTAATATTATCTTTGTTATTATTGCTATCTATCGTTTGttcaatttgcaattttaccACTATATTTTCATAACTGCACAATACAAGTTAGATAGTGTTTATTGTTATCTTGTCTTTGCCATGTAAATTCGAAAGAGTACAAAATACTTAAGATTAAACGTGACGAGAAGTTTGAACGACGttgagattatttttaaacttgtcgAATCGAGAAACCGAAACTTGCCGAAAGAAGATTGGGGGGTGGTACTAGATAGAGAAAGCAAAAAGTGAATTCagtaagaaattaaaattaaaaaactaaatttGATACATTTTCTGCTAGAAGTCTACCATGAGTtgtgaaatagatttttcagcaataatatatttggaccgtgttattttttgtttattggtgtttctttttctgttttattgtTTCTCTTTGAGTAGCTCGAGACTTCTTTAGACCGATTATAAaactctttccttttctttgtaCATACTGTATAAGATCTCTCTGATATACGTTGACCTATTTATGATGATGTACCTAATGTTTAATTATAAcattacataaataataatgataatgctCTAGCTATAGCGCTCTGTAGACTTTAGATATATCGTTAAAACGTCAATGACAAAGATAGATGAGTTGATGAATAATAGTAATggtaaaatatgtaaaaaaaaaaaaaaaaaacagcaacaaTCGTTATACTGTAATAATATGTGTTTTCGTACAGACAcaaaatttgaaggaaaaaaaaaagaaattcgagataaaaaaaagaaagagatgtttcggtaaaaaaaaaaaaaaagaggctAGAGTGACTCTGGAAAATCGCGCTAACTTCTTATGCActgcaaaaatatatttttcggttAATTTAGCGGATGAAATAATATACAGTTTAACGGAAACAAACATTgaacttatatatatgtacaagtaATTATTAACAATTAATACGGTataagaattgaaattttttgagaaaacatGAATCACActgaaaacgataaaaaaaaagagggttttttttttaaaaaaaaaaaaaaaaacgtcaacgaAATTGTTTCGAGAGACCGTACAGAGCTGGGGAATAATTTTTGGTCTCACGccagtcagaaaaaaaaaaaggggtaaaattttttcaaattgctagatgttttatatttatgtttTGGTCGCGATTTCTTGTGAATTGTAAACGGAATCGGTTGTGTAATGTTCTTTGATGGTTAAACGACtagtttaataaaatatttttggtttcgTGTTATAATTCAAACTTGTGTTCGCGGTGCCGCGTTTTTTCTGTATCGATACATTGCTTAAAATAcatgataaa
This portion of the Diprion similis isolate iyDipSimi1 chromosome 7, iyDipSimi1.1, whole genome shotgun sequence genome encodes:
- the LOC124407855 gene encoding KH domain-containing protein akap-1 — encoded protein: MSSASLRIQLVKWTVPAFALILGLLWYKRRRADRADPGGESGLKRGSEDSKTPDHNLNDSGYHFEESFTSRGSISVASKPEIIACSPRRVSESLAIPQRKPAATPITSVASSDPDAWYKDVEMTVDAEEFYPRGAEPLSVRESLPRQQQQLQLQQNRQLQEQEEKLPFTAMKPKRSKSPYETAKTTVRNQLSKMLDRSEENEEKTENVIEEIKMQETAASERDSANHSPVSGVLDGSVSDEARSEGSSDSGKGGSINGNSPAVYEFVLPQSLIGRLIGRHGIFLQSIKAKAQVNILIKRHPETNKCKVCAIEGSQKGIRTALDMIRQKFPENKYPSVTLEQVSFLKKPEEMQWVPEVMQLKLVEGLNNDVTVIRIMEPNHLFLHQPTHPSYPSLRILDQNMTQLYNTVADAPPVPDQLDKGMIFVGKWCNKWVRVYIHKPDPDGEKNIVRLIDHGGFWVLKNSEMRKIRYDYLTLPFQAIEVYLANIQPKNGTWVPEAYELVQQITQGVVVQAQIQSYVDRDTHINLYLNIQKHGVISLADELVARGYADRVQLEEAY